The Avibacterium sp. 20-132 genome segment GGGTTTATCATCAAAAATTAACTCGCTGCCCACATCGGGGGTGTAAATGCCATAAAGCACTTTCATCAATGTCGATTTACCAGCGCCATTTTCCCCCATTAAGGCGTGAATAGATCCTCTTTTTACTTTTAAATTAATTCCATCTAACGCTTTTACCCCAGGAAATGTTTTAGAAACGTTACGCATTTCTAAAATATAGGGAGATTTTGTTGCTGTACTCATACTTTACTCCTTCATATCAACTATTTATCAGAGCTATTCTTTATATTTATTGAGATATTGTGTTTTTTTATCAGGTGTAACTAATTCAAATGGAATCCATTTTATCGCGGGAACTTTTTCTCCTTTGGTCACTTTAATAAGTGGGGTATCAGACAAGCTATACATCGAAACGCCGATAGTGAAGGATTTGGCAAATAATGTCGGAATAAAGAAAAGGCCAATAAATAGGAAGAATAGTTTTTTGAACATCACTTATACTCCAAAAATAACGAAAAAATGAACCGCACTTTGAGTTATCTCATTTATTAGTCGAAGGACAAAGCCAAAGCTCTGCCCTTCTGTATGAGTGTTATTTATATTTGGCTTGATATTCCTCTTTTTTATCAGGGGTAACTAATTCAAATGGAATCCATTTTATTGCAGGGACTTTTTCGCCTTTTGCTGCTAAATACGCAACTTCTGCTCCAGCTGCCCCTTGCCCTTTAGCTGATTGATAAACCGTAGCATCTAGCCCTTTACCTAAATATTCCAATGCATCAGGCGTGGCATCCAAACCCACAATAAGAATATCTTCATCTTTTAGCCCCAGTTTACGCGCAGCAAGTAATGCACCGATTGCCATTTCATCATTGTTGCTCACCACAACATTAATATCTTTATTTGCTGCCAATACGTTTTCAGCAATGCTCAAACCTCTATCACGTTCCCACTTTCCTTCTTGCTCTGTCGCGATGTTAATATTTTTATGTTGTGCAAAAATATCTTTATTACCTTGAGTTCGCTTAGTTACTGCATCTTGCCCTAAAGGCCCTAATAAAATTAATGCATTGCCTGATTTGCCACCTAACGTATTCACAATAAAATCTGCTTGGATACGTCCCCCCTCAATCTCATCAGAACCGACGTAACTTGTAACATATTTCATATCTTCATCATTAGGTTTACGATTAACAATAATGAGTGGAATTTTTGCTTTTTGTGCTTTACGTCCAATGACCTTAACAATATTTGGATCTGTTGGTACAACAAGCAAAGCATCAACATTTTGATCGATAAACGTTTCCACATCATTTAGCAAACGAGCTGGATCGCCATTTGCATCGGATAATTTAATTTCCACATCATCGTGTTTCGCATCAAAATCACGAATTGAATCTTGTAAATATGTCTGCCATTTATCCGCGAAAGAATTCATTGGGGCACCAATCATAAGCTGCTTACTCATTACAACTTGAGATGTCAATAACAATCCGCCGCACAGCATTGCTAATAGTGTTTTTTTCATTCTTCTACTCCTATTTTAAAGGTTAGATTGATCACAAAGCTGAAATACCACTATATTGCACAAGGTTCCATTTTGTGAATATAAATTTCAAATTTAGACAATTATGAAATAAATCATCTATTTTTATATATAGCATTAAGGGAAAAATGTCGCAATCATCAAGTTAAAAAATTGTGAATTAGATCGTATTTTCGTATTTAGAAATAAAGAAAATGCATAAAAACTCACATTTTTTTCTGCCTTACTTATAAAAAATAGAAATCTAAGCATTTTTCTGTTATTTACATAATTTTAATCGCCAAAATCTGGTTTCTAACCTAAAATTTGATCTTCGCAATAAAATGAAATTTCACAAACTAAAATAGAATTTTTTGAAATTTAATTTTCAATGAAAGCGTTGTTTAGATGCCATCAACTTATTTAAAAAGAAATGAAAAAGAATGATGTGAGTATTTATGTCCTCTATACGATTTTTATAGCATTAGTTGCTATGTTAGTTCGATACCACACTAAAGAAGATGGTCTGGGTAACTCGAAGATTATTATTTTTCAGGACTTGATTAACCAACGCGTTCATCTCTGATTCAATGATGTTGAATCATCGTTCTAATGAACATAATGGCTATTCCCTCTCGCAATATAGTGTGAGTTTTCTTCAATGAGTAAAAGCAGGAAATTTAACGACTATTGCTGGCAAAATGGTAATGTTTGACTAATAACCACGATGAGAAACGCAGGTTTTTCCTAAGCATAAAAAGCGTTAAACCGTTGCTTAATCTTTTATTCATAGAGAAAAAAATTCGCAAAAATTCAACCGCACTTATTCTTTTGTATAAAAATAAAGTGCGGTTGAAAATCATTGAATTTTTTGTTGTGCTACAGAAAATTCTATTTCTAAATATCCACTATATACTTAGTCTTCCGTCCAGCGCCTAAAAATGAGCGATGTATTTACCCCACCAAAGGCGAAGTTGTTATTCATTACATAATCTGTGTGAATTTCTCTTGGGGCTTGACGAATGTAATCGAGCTTGCCACAACGTGGATCGATATTATCTAGGTTGAGCGTTGGTGCAAACCAATTATCGCGCATCATTTCAATGGAAAACCAAGATTCTAATGCACCGCACGCGCCGAGCGTGTGTCCGAGATAGCTTTTTTGTGAACTGAGGGGAACATTGCCAAATAATGCGGCGGTGGCAAGGGTTTCTGCAATATCACCTTGCTCTGTGGCTGTGCCGTGTCCATTCACATAACCAATTTGCTCAGGGCGTAATCCCGCATCTTGTAAAGCTAATTCCATACAGCGTTGCATTGTTTCTTTTTGTGGACGTGTAATATGGCTGCCATCGCTGTTTGCGCCATACCCAACTACTTCCGCTAAAATCGTTGCGTTGCGTGCTTTGGCGTGTTCAAGTTCCTCTAATACTAAGATCCCTGCGCCTTCGCCAATGACTAAACCATCGCGCTCTTGATCATAAGGACGTGGTGTTTGCTGTGGTTGGTTATTCCGGCGACTTGCGGCATAAAGAGAGTCAAACACATAGACTTGTGAAGGGCAAAACTCTTCACCGCCACCAGCTAACATCATTGGGATCATTCCATATTTGATCGCCTCATACGCATAACCAATGCCTTGACTGCCTGATGAACAGGCGCTTGATGTCGGGATAATACGTCCACTTAAGCCAAAGAAAATACCGATATTTGCCGCGGTAGTATGAGGCATCATTCGTACATAAGTATTGGCATTACTGGTGTTGGGATAACCTGCCATCATTAAACCGAGATCTTGTATGTCTTTGGTACTGCCTGATGATGAGCCACTTGCCACACCCATATTGCCATTGAGGACGCAAGGATCAAGTTCACCATTTTGCAATAACCCCGCATTTGTTAGCGCCATTTCAGCAGCATCAACACAAAGCTGCGCCACTCTGCCCATACTGCGTAATTGCTTACGATTCCAATGCTCAGGTGGGGTATAGTGGTTAATAGGCGCACCAAGACGAGATTCTATTTCCCCATCTAGCTTGCCCCAATCCATTGTTTGAACTGCATTTTTTTGTTTCACAAAAGCCTGTTTAATGCTTGCCCAATCACGTCCAAATGCGGTAATACCGCCGATACCTGTTACCACAACGCGTTTCATTATTTTTTCCTTAGCATAATCCGCCATTCACGGCGATAACTTGACGAGTAATATAGCCTGCTTTTTCGTTCATTAAGAAATCAACGGCGTGTGCCACCTCTTCTGGTTCCCCCATTCTTGCTGCGGGAATCGCTTTGAGAATCTCTTCAACAGGCACATTTTCATCTAAAATTTCTGTATTGATTAATCCGGGAGCCACACAATTTACCGTGATTTTACGTTTTGCTAATTCCACCGCAAGCGCTTTTGCCGCACCAATAATACCTGCTTTTGAGGCACTATAATTGACTTGCCCACGATTTCCTATTAAACCAGAAACAGACGTGATACATACAATTCGCCCAGCTTTTCGACGGCGAATCATTGGCATCATAATAGGGTGAAGAACATTGTAAAAGCCATCTAAATTGGTGCGTAATACCGTATCCCAATCTTCATCCGTTAAAGCAGGAAAAGCATTATCTCGGGTTAATCCCGCATTCAGTACCACCCCGTAGTAAGCACCAAATTGTTCTACATCTGCCAGTAATTTTCGTGCGGTATTATCACGATCACTCACATCAAATTGCAAAATACGGGCATTTCGTCCCATCGCACGAATTTGTTCGGCAACGGTTTCCGCTTCCGTAAGTCGGCTACGGCAATGCAACACAATATCAAACCCCGATTGCGCCAGTTGTAATGCAATGGCTTTGCCAATACCACGACTAGAACCTGTAATTAATACGCTATCTGTCATACTTTTCTCTCTTTTGGTGGACGCAATACATTCAGCGTTCCTTCAATAATCAGTTCATTTGTATTTTTATTTCGCAGTTGGCAGTCAAACACGCCAAAACCGGTATCATCTTCAAGGGAGCGATGAACACGAATTTCTAATGTACTACCAACAGGAATAGCCTGTTGATAAATGTGCAATTTTCTTGTTCCAAGCCAATAACCTAAGCCAATAGGTTGCCCTGCTCGAACGCATTTACACCCCGCCCAAGCAGCAATGCCCTGCGCCATAATTTCCGCCCCGACAAAACTGGCTAACTTGCCGTTTTTTAGCAAAATATGATCCGCACTCACTTGTGCTTGTGCAACCAGAAAATCTTCCCCAACTTCATCAAGTTGTTGTAATAGCACCATTTCGCCACTATGTGGTAACAGTGGCGCAATATTGGTAATTGGGCAGGTTAAATCAAACATCGCATTCTCCTAAAATGAGTACAGTATTATTACCGCCAAAAGCAAACGAACTACTTGCCCCAATCCGTTTTGCCTGTTGCCAACGACTATTTGTGTCGGTAATTGCAACCTTAGGTAAAGTAGGATCTGGCTCACCGTCCCATAATTGGGGTGGCAATTTCCCTTCTGGATTGAAATCAGGATGAATCATTCCCCATAAAATGGCTGCCTCCACAGCACCTGCTGCGCCTAATGTATGTCCTGTGTATGGTTTTGTTGTAGTGCAAGGGGTATGTTCACCAAACACATTATACACAGCGAGAATTTCCATTTGATCATTATGAATAGTGCCTGTACCGTGCAAATTGATCCAACCGATTTCAT includes the following:
- a CDS encoding beta-ketoacyl-ACP synthase, which produces MKRVVVTGIGGITAFGRDWASIKQAFVKQKNAVQTMDWGKLDGEIESRLGAPINHYTPPEHWNRKQLRSMGRVAQLCVDAAEMALTNAGLLQNGELDPCVLNGNMGVASGSSSGSTKDIQDLGLMMAGYPNTSNANTYVRMMPHTTAANIGIFFGLSGRIIPTSSACSSGSQGIGYAYEAIKYGMIPMMLAGGGEEFCPSQVYVFDSLYAASRRNNQPQQTPRPYDQERDGLVIGEGAGILVLEELEHAKARNATILAEVVGYGANSDGSHITRPQKETMQRCMELALQDAGLRPEQIGYVNGHGTATEQGDIAETLATAALFGNVPLSSQKSYLGHTLGACGALESWFSIEMMRDNWFAPTLNLDNIDPRCGKLDYIRQAPREIHTDYVMNNNFAFGGVNTSLIFRRWTED
- a CDS encoding ApeP family dehydratase, translating into MFDLTCPITNIAPLLPHSGEMVLLQQLDEVGEDFLVAQAQVSADHILLKNGKLASFVGAEIMAQGIAAWAGCKCVRAGQPIGLGYWLGTRKLHIYQQAIPVGSTLEIRVHRSLEDDTGFGVFDCQLRNKNTNELIIEGTLNVLRPPKERKV
- a CDS encoding substrate-binding domain-containing protein produces the protein MKKTLLAMLCGGLLLTSQVVMSKQLMIGAPMNSFADKWQTYLQDSIRDFDAKHDDVEIKLSDANGDPARLLNDVETFIDQNVDALLVVPTDPNIVKVIGRKAQKAKIPLIIVNRKPNDEDMKYVTSYVGSDEIEGGRIQADFIVNTLGGKSGNALILLGPLGQDAVTKRTQGNKDIFAQHKNINIATEQEGKWERDRGLSIAENVLAANKDINVVVSNNDEMAIGALLAARKLGLKDEDILIVGLDATPDALEYLGKGLDATVYQSAKGQGAAGAEVAYLAAKGEKVPAIKWIPFELVTPDKKEEYQAKYK
- the fabG gene encoding 3-oxoacyl-ACP reductase FabG; this translates as MTDSVLITGSSRGIGKAIALQLAQSGFDIVLHCRSRLTEAETVAEQIRAMGRNARILQFDVSDRDNTARKLLADVEQFGAYYGVVLNAGLTRDNAFPALTDEDWDTVLRTNLDGFYNVLHPIMMPMIRRRKAGRIVCITSVSGLIGNRGQVNYSASKAGIIGAAKALAVELAKRKITVNCVAPGLINTEILDENVPVEEILKAIPAARMGEPEEVAHAVDFLMNEKAGYITRQVIAVNGGLC